A single window of Methylobacterium nodulans ORS 2060 DNA harbors:
- a CDS encoding (2Fe-2S)-binding protein gives MMRLNVNGSVREVDAEPDTPLLWVIREQIGLTGTKYGCGIAQCGACTVHVDGQAVRSCSVPVSAIGEGQRIVTIEGLSPDRSHPVQKAWAALDVPQCGFCQSGMIMASAALLAQNPKPSDDDIRREITNICRCGTYNRVLAGIRLAAEGGEAGRG, from the coding sequence ATGATGCGTCTCAACGTGAACGGATCCGTGCGCGAGGTGGATGCGGAGCCGGACACTCCCCTGCTCTGGGTGATCCGCGAGCAGATCGGCCTCACCGGCACCAAGTACGGCTGCGGCATCGCCCAGTGCGGTGCCTGCACGGTCCATGTCGACGGCCAGGCGGTGCGCTCCTGCTCCGTTCCGGTCTCGGCGATCGGCGAGGGGCAGAGAATCGTCACCATCGAGGGCCTGAGCCCGGACCGGTCGCATCCGGTGCAGAAAGCCTGGGCGGCGCTCGACGTGCCGCAATGCGGCTTCTGCCAGTCGGGGATGATCATGGCCTCGGCGGCGCTGCTCGCCCAGAATCCGAAGCCCTCCGACGACGACATCCGCCGCGAGATCACCAATATCTGCCGCTGCGGCACCTACAACCGCGTGCTCGCGGGCATCCGCCTCGCCGCCGAGGGCGGCGAGGCCGGGCGCGGCTGA
- a CDS encoding M23 family metallopeptidase has product MQAGASDSLDDTAFSRPGGQRVNLRWLAACLLTGFAGAGLLGVALDLAASNGIVAVPPELAVRPHPDGPTSDVARKGDRLVRDEVVVAAKREFRAPITESAGERELIRVHSVVQIATDLPLRAPGTPIPPFDPMRSARIEAAAVEEAGTDPAETAVTLVRSRLAESSDEQGPALTDEEVDALVAETQRIAGGSGPLPPAFPPERMLSRALRLGAGSEEVEAPSGAIEVKILPENLTEIPEILAAPAAPLFETREAVLGKDQTLDALLRENGAPPQRVAAILAALSPHARTDLPEGQHLRLLIAREGAEAGIARVTLYGESGIEEIAAANDRGAFVSVAPPRSGAAAAEDAEGGVSLYESLYGAGLKNGVPRTVIEDLVMALAAGSDLQSRTEPGDHIEIVFTTDEDARPELLYAALRSHGETQTLYRFRMPGSGEVEYLGAEGRSTRKFLIRRPVAEGRISSPFGARLHPILGYYRPHNGVDWAATRGTPIMATGDGVVISAGARSGYGNRVEIQHANNYVTAYNHMARIARGIVPGARVRLGQVIGAVGTTGLSTGPHVHYEVAINGRFVDPMKIRLPSARELTGPALAAFRAVEEQIDALRQHRGGTATAARS; this is encoded by the coding sequence GTGCAGGCCGGCGCTTCCGATTCCCTCGACGATACCGCCTTCTCGCGGCCGGGAGGCCAGAGGGTCAATCTGCGCTGGCTTGCCGCCTGCCTGCTCACGGGCTTCGCCGGGGCCGGGCTCCTCGGCGTCGCGCTCGATCTCGCGGCCTCCAACGGCATCGTCGCCGTTCCGCCGGAACTCGCGGTGCGGCCGCATCCGGACGGCCCGACGAGCGATGTCGCGCGCAAGGGGGACCGCCTCGTGCGCGACGAGGTGGTGGTCGCGGCCAAGCGCGAGTTCCGCGCCCCGATCACCGAGAGCGCCGGCGAGCGCGAGCTCATCCGCGTCCATTCCGTCGTGCAGATCGCCACCGACCTGCCGCTGCGGGCGCCGGGTACCCCGATCCCGCCCTTCGATCCGATGCGCAGCGCGCGGATCGAGGCGGCCGCCGTGGAGGAGGCGGGGACCGATCCGGCCGAGACCGCCGTCACCCTGGTGCGCAGCCGCCTCGCGGAATCATCGGACGAGCAAGGCCCCGCCCTCACGGACGAGGAGGTCGACGCCCTCGTCGCCGAGACGCAGCGCATCGCCGGCGGTTCGGGGCCGCTCCCGCCGGCCTTCCCGCCGGAGCGGATGCTGTCGCGGGCGCTGCGGCTCGGCGCGGGGTCGGAGGAGGTCGAAGCGCCCTCCGGCGCCATCGAGGTCAAGATCCTGCCGGAGAACCTGACGGAGATCCCGGAGATCCTCGCGGCGCCCGCCGCGCCCCTGTTCGAGACGCGTGAGGCCGTGCTCGGCAAGGATCAGACCCTCGACGCGCTCCTGCGCGAGAACGGCGCGCCGCCACAGCGCGTGGCCGCGATCCTGGCGGCCTTGAGCCCGCATGCCCGCACCGACCTGCCGGAGGGCCAGCACCTGCGCCTCCTCATCGCCCGCGAAGGAGCCGAAGCGGGCATCGCCCGGGTGACGCTCTACGGAGAAAGCGGCATCGAGGAGATCGCAGCGGCGAACGACCGCGGAGCCTTCGTGTCGGTGGCGCCGCCGCGGTCCGGGGCTGCCGCCGCCGAGGACGCGGAGGGAGGCGTCAGCCTCTACGAGAGCCTCTACGGCGCCGGCCTCAAGAACGGGGTGCCGCGCACGGTGATCGAGGATCTGGTGATGGCGCTCGCCGCCGGCAGCGATCTCCAGAGCCGCACGGAGCCGGGCGACCACATCGAGATCGTCTTCACGACCGACGAGGATGCCAGGCCCGAACTCCTCTACGCGGCCCTGCGCAGCCATGGCGAGACGCAGACCCTCTACCGCTTCCGCATGCCGGGCAGCGGCGAGGTCGAGTACCTCGGCGCGGAGGGCCGCTCCACGCGAAAATTCCTGATCCGGCGGCCGGTGGCGGAGGGGCGGATCAGCTCGCCCTTCGGCGCGCGGCTGCACCCGATCCTCGGCTATTACCGGCCTCACAACGGGGTCGACTGGGCGGCGACTCGGGGCACCCCGATCATGGCGACGGGCGACGGGGTGGTGATCTCGGCCGGCGCCCGCTCCGGCTACGGCAACCGCGTCGAGATCCAGCACGCCAACAACTACGTCACCGCCTACAACCACATGGCGCGGATCGCCCGCGGCATCGTGCCGGGCGCGCGGGTGCGGCTGGGGCAGGTGATCGGCGCGGTGGGCACCACCGGCCTCTCCACCGGGCCGCACGTCCATTACGAGGTCGCCATCAACGGGCGCTTCGTCGACCCGATGAAGATCCGCCTGCCGAGCGCCCGCGAACTCACCGGACCGGCGCTCGCCGCCTTCCGGGCGGTCGAGGAGCAGATCGACGCGCTCCGCCAGCACCGCGGCGGCACGGCCACGGCGGCGCGAAGCTGA
- the scpA gene encoding methylmalonyl-CoA mutase: protein MTRIPDFSDIAFSAPSLGTAAAGPAEPWMTPEGIPVKGAYGPQDREGIDFLETYPGIAPFLRGPYPTMYVTQPWTIRQYAGFSTAEDSNAFYRRNLAAGQKGLSVAFDLATHRGYDSDHPRVSGDVGMAGVAIDSIYDMRTLFAGIPLDQMTVSMTMNGAVLPVMALYIVAAEEQGVSPQKLAGTIQNDILKEFMVRNTYIYPPAGSMRIISDIFAYTSAHMPKFNSISISGYHMQEAGATQDLELGYTLADGVEYIRAGLGAGLSIDQFAPRLSFFWAIGMNFFMEVAKMRAARLLWAKLVKEFSPQSDKSLALRTHSQTSGWSLTAQDVFNNVTRTCVEAMAATQGGTQSLHTNALDEALALPTDFSARIARNTQLFLQQESGTTRIIDPWGGSYYVERLTRDLAARAWGHIQEVEGLGGMAKAIEAGIPKLRIEEAAARTQARIDSGQQTIVGVNKFKPDGDRPIELLRVDNGNVRAMQIDKLKRLRAERDEAAVATALDALTKAANGDGNLLALAVAAARAKATVGEISAALERAWGRHQAEIRSISGVYKREMGGMSGAVERVRKLVEAFEEADGRRPRILVAKMGQDGHDRGQKVIASAFADLGFDVDIGPLFATPEEAARQAVENDVHIVGVSSLAAGHLTLVPELKAALVAAGRPDVMIVVGGVIPPGDFEALRQAGASAIFPPGTVIAEAAATLIAELNQRLGYAPRQAAE, encoded by the coding sequence ATGACCCGCATCCCGGATTTCTCGGACATCGCCTTCTCGGCGCCGAGCCTCGGCACGGCCGCCGCCGGCCCGGCCGAGCCCTGGATGACGCCCGAGGGCATTCCCGTGAAGGGAGCCTACGGCCCACAGGACCGCGAGGGCATCGACTTCCTCGAGACCTATCCGGGCATCGCGCCCTTCCTGCGCGGCCCCTACCCGACCATGTACGTCACCCAGCCCTGGACCATCCGGCAATATGCCGGCTTCTCCACGGCGGAGGATTCGAACGCCTTCTACCGGCGCAACCTCGCGGCCGGCCAGAAGGGGCTCTCGGTCGCCTTCGACCTCGCCACCCACCGCGGCTACGATTCCGACCATCCGCGCGTCTCGGGCGATGTCGGCATGGCGGGCGTCGCCATCGACTCGATCTACGACATGCGCACCCTGTTCGCGGGGATTCCCCTCGACCAGATGACCGTGTCGATGACCATGAACGGCGCCGTCCTGCCGGTCATGGCGCTCTACATCGTCGCCGCCGAAGAGCAGGGCGTGTCGCCCCAGAAGCTCGCCGGCACGATCCAGAACGACATCCTCAAGGAGTTCATGGTCCGCAACACCTACATCTACCCGCCGGCCGGGTCGATGCGGATCATCTCGGACATCTTCGCCTATACCTCGGCCCATATGCCGAAGTTCAACTCGATCTCGATCTCCGGCTATCACATGCAGGAGGCCGGGGCGACGCAGGATCTCGAACTCGGCTACACGCTGGCCGACGGCGTCGAGTACATCCGGGCCGGGCTCGGGGCCGGGCTCAGCATCGACCAGTTCGCGCCGCGCCTGTCCTTCTTCTGGGCGATCGGCATGAACTTCTTCATGGAGGTGGCGAAGATGCGGGCCGCGCGCCTGCTCTGGGCCAAGCTCGTGAAGGAGTTCTCGCCCCAATCCGACAAGTCGCTGGCTTTGCGCACCCATTCGCAGACGAGCGGCTGGTCGCTCACCGCCCAGGACGTGTTCAACAACGTCACGCGCACCTGCGTCGAGGCGATGGCGGCGACGCAAGGGGGTACCCAGTCGCTCCACACCAACGCGCTGGACGAGGCGCTGGCCCTGCCCACCGACTTCTCGGCCCGCATCGCCCGCAACACCCAGCTGTTCCTGCAGCAGGAGAGCGGCACGACGCGGATCATCGATCCCTGGGGCGGCTCCTACTACGTGGAGCGCCTGACGCGGGACCTCGCCGCCCGCGCCTGGGGGCATATCCAGGAGGTCGAGGGCCTCGGGGGCATGGCCAAGGCGATCGAGGCCGGCATCCCGAAGCTGCGCATCGAGGAGGCGGCGGCCCGCACCCAGGCGCGGATCGATTCCGGCCAGCAGACCATCGTGGGCGTCAACAAGTTCAAGCCGGACGGCGACCGCCCGATCGAGCTCTTGCGCGTCGACAACGGCAACGTGCGCGCGATGCAGATCGACAAGCTCAAGCGCCTGCGCGCCGAGCGCGACGAGGCCGCGGTCGCGACGGCGCTCGACGCCCTGACCAAGGCGGCGAACGGGGACGGCAACCTGCTCGCGCTGGCGGTCGCGGCGGCGCGGGCCAAGGCCACGGTCGGCGAGATCTCGGCGGCGCTGGAGCGGGCCTGGGGCCGGCACCAGGCGGAGATCCGCTCGATCTCGGGCGTCTACAAGCGGGAGATGGGCGGCATGTCGGGGGCGGTCGAGCGGGTGCGCAAGCTCGTCGAGGCCTTCGAGGAGGCGGACGGAAGGCGTCCCCGCATCCTCGTCGCCAAGATGGGCCAGGACGGACACGACCGCGGCCAGAAGGTGATCGCCTCGGCCTTCGCGGATCTCGGCTTCGATGTCGATATCGGGCCGCTCTTCGCGACCCCCGAGGAAGCGGCGCGGCAGGCGGTGGAGAACGACGTGCACATCGTCGGCGTCTCCTCGCTGGCGGCCGGCCACCTGACGCTGGTGCCCGAACTCAAGGCGGCGCTCGTCGCCGCCGGCCGGCCCGACGTGATGATCGTAGTGGGCGGGGTGATCCCGCCGGGCGACTTCGAGGCCCTGCGTCAGGCCGGCGCCTCGGCGATCTTCCCGCCCGGGACCGTGATCGCGGAGGCCGCCGCGACCCTGATCGCCGAGCTCAACCAGCGCCTCGGCTACGCCCCCCGACAGGCCGCCGAGTAG
- a CDS encoding molybdopterin cofactor-binding domain-containing protein yields the protein MGSPTTPTRRRFLAGAAATAGAFSFGFHVPFGAQAAPAPTPEVNAWVVVRPDETVVIRIARSEMGQGTLTGLAQLVAEELGCDWAQVTTEYPTPGQNLARQRVWGDFSTGGSRGIRESFVAVRRGGAAARLMLVAAAAQDWGVAPGECQVQKGVITHPASGRSTTFGKVAARAATLEPPKEIPLKDPKDWTIAGQSLKRLDTAAKLDGSQVYGQDLRLDGMLNAAIRDCPVPGGQVKSFDARAVSGMPGVRKVVQVGESGVAVIADTFWRAKTAVEALPVVWDGGPNASVSSETIAATLKAGLDAEEAFVGNKAGDVRSALHSAAKLVEATYAYPFQNHATMEPMNATARWTPERCEVWTPTQNGEAALAATAEAAGLSPRQCEVYKIHLGGGFGRRGATHDWVRQAVLIAREMPGTPIKLIWSREEDMTHGRYHPVTQCRMRAALDAEGNLTGLHMRISGQSILAAIVPGRLGPDGKDPVTFQGLNPGGAEAAIGYTIPNLLIDHAMRNPHIIPGFWRGVNTNPNAIYLECFMDEVAHAAGQDPLAFRRKLMANHPKHLAVLNAVAERIGWDRTPPDGVHRGLAQIMGFGSYVAAAAEVSVRDDGTLKIHRIVAATDPGVAVNPQQIAAQVEGSFVYGLSAALYGECTVKDGRIEQTNFDTYPVLRMDEMPAVETILMPSGGFIGGVGEPTIAVAAPAVLNAVFAATGKRVRQIPLKHTDLRRA from the coding sequence ATGGGATCCCCCACCACCCCCACCCGCCGCCGCTTCCTGGCAGGGGCTGCCGCGACGGCCGGCGCCTTCAGCTTCGGCTTCCACGTGCCCTTCGGCGCGCAGGCGGCACCTGCGCCGACACCCGAGGTGAATGCCTGGGTGGTGGTGCGGCCGGACGAGACCGTGGTGATTCGGATCGCCCGGTCCGAGATGGGCCAGGGCACCCTCACCGGCCTCGCCCAGCTCGTCGCCGAGGAACTCGGCTGCGACTGGGCGCAGGTGACGACCGAATATCCCACCCCGGGGCAGAACCTTGCCCGCCAGCGGGTCTGGGGCGATTTCTCCACCGGCGGCAGCCGCGGCATCCGCGAATCCTTCGTCGCCGTGCGCCGGGGCGGCGCGGCCGCCCGCCTGATGCTCGTCGCGGCGGCGGCGCAGGATTGGGGCGTGGCCCCGGGCGAGTGCCAGGTGCAGAAGGGCGTGATTACCCATCCGGCCTCGGGCCGCAGCACCACCTTCGGCAAGGTCGCGGCGCGGGCCGCCACCCTCGAGCCGCCGAAGGAAATCCCCCTCAAGGATCCGAAGGACTGGACCATCGCGGGCCAGTCGCTCAAGCGCCTCGACACCGCCGCGAAGCTCGACGGCAGCCAGGTCTACGGCCAGGATCTCCGGCTCGACGGCATGCTGAACGCCGCGATCCGCGACTGCCCGGTGCCGGGCGGCCAGGTGAAGAGCTTCGACGCCCGGGCGGTATCCGGGATGCCGGGCGTGCGGAAGGTGGTGCAGGTCGGCGAGAGCGGCGTCGCGGTGATCGCCGACACCTTCTGGCGGGCGAAGACTGCCGTCGAGGCGCTGCCGGTCGTCTGGGACGGGGGCCCGAACGCCTCCGTGTCGAGCGAGACGATCGCCGCGACGCTCAAGGCGGGCCTCGACGCCGAGGAGGCCTTCGTCGGCAACAAGGCCGGCGACGTGAGGTCCGCCCTGCACAGCGCCGCCAAGCTGGTCGAGGCGACCTACGCCTACCCGTTCCAGAATCACGCCACCATGGAGCCGATGAACGCCACCGCCCGGTGGACGCCGGAGCGCTGCGAGGTCTGGACGCCGACGCAGAACGGCGAGGCGGCCCTCGCCGCGACGGCCGAAGCGGCCGGCCTCTCGCCCCGGCAATGCGAGGTCTACAAGATCCATCTCGGCGGCGGCTTCGGGCGGCGCGGCGCCACGCATGACTGGGTGCGCCAGGCGGTGCTGATCGCCAGGGAGATGCCCGGCACGCCGATCAAGCTGATCTGGAGCCGCGAGGAGGACATGACGCATGGCCGGTACCATCCGGTCACGCAGTGCCGGATGCGCGCCGCCCTCGACGCCGAGGGCAACCTCACCGGCCTCCACATGCGCATCTCCGGCCAGTCGATCCTCGCGGCGATCGTGCCGGGCCGGCTCGGGCCGGACGGCAAGGACCCGGTGACCTTCCAGGGCCTCAATCCGGGCGGGGCGGAGGCGGCGATCGGCTACACGATCCCGAACCTCCTCATCGACCACGCCATGCGCAACCCGCACATCATCCCGGGCTTCTGGCGCGGCGTGAACACCAATCCCAACGCCATCTACCTCGAATGCTTCATGGACGAGGTGGCGCATGCGGCGGGCCAGGACCCCCTCGCCTTCCGCCGCAAGCTGATGGCCAACCACCCCAAGCACCTCGCGGTGCTGAACGCGGTTGCCGAGCGCATCGGCTGGGACCGCACGCCGCCGGACGGCGTCCATCGCGGGCTCGCCCAGATCATGGGATTCGGCAGCTACGTGGCGGCCGCCGCCGAGGTCTCGGTGCGCGATGACGGCACGCTGAAGATCCACCGCATCGTCGCGGCGACGGATCCGGGCGTCGCCGTGAACCCGCAGCAGATCGCCGCGCAGGTGGAGGGATCCTTCGTGTACGGGCTCTCGGCGGCCCTGTACGGGGAATGCACCGTCAAGGACGGACGGATCGAGCAGACGAATTTCGACACCTACCCGGTGCTGCGGATGGACGAGATGCCGGCGGTGGAGACGATCCTGATGCCGTCGGGCGGCTTCATCGGCGGCGTCGGCGAGCCGACCATCGCGGTCGCGGCGCCGGCCGTGCTCAATGCCGTCTTCGCGGCGACCGGCAAGCGGGTGCGCCAGATCCCGCTCAAGCACACCGACCTGCGGCGCGCGTGA
- a CDS encoding NAD(P)/FAD-dependent oxidoreductase → MTDATRRSLLGGLAGLALARPVRAHARPVRAQQGASGRVVVLGGGFGGASAARALHQAGLSVTLVEAETTYTACPFSNEVMVGLRPMTAQRFGYEGLKASGVTVVQARASGIDGRARRVALADGTALPYDRLILSPGIALRFDALPGYDEAAAEVMPHAWKAGAQTELLARQLAAMPDGGTVVLSVPGNPYRCPPGPYERASLIAHLLKTQKPRSKLIVLDAKDTFSKQKLFEAAWKALYPDHLEYVPLAAGGQVTAVDPGTMTVRTDFSDYRAAVACIIPPQRAAPIAAAAGVADRSGWCPIDPVTFESRLVPSIHVIGDAAIAGAMPKSAFSANAQAKVCAEAVADLLAGRPPVTPKLINTCYSLVAPGYGISVAGVYHPVNGVLADVEGAGGTSPLDAPAELRTEEAAHAAAWYRTITGDVFG, encoded by the coding sequence GTGACCGACGCGACGCGGAGAAGCCTCCTCGGCGGCCTTGCGGGGCTCGCCCTCGCCCGCCCTGTGCGGGCGCACGCCCGTCCTGTGCGGGCGCAGCAGGGCGCTTCCGGCCGTGTCGTCGTCCTCGGCGGCGGCTTCGGCGGCGCCTCGGCGGCGCGGGCGCTGCATCAGGCGGGGCTGTCCGTCACGCTGGTCGAGGCCGAGACGACCTACACGGCCTGCCCCTTCAGCAACGAGGTCATGGTTGGCCTGAGGCCCATGACGGCGCAGCGCTTCGGCTACGAGGGCCTGAAGGCGAGCGGCGTCACGGTGGTGCAGGCCCGCGCAAGCGGGATCGACGGACGCGCCAGGCGGGTGGCGCTCGCGGACGGCACCGCCCTGCCCTACGACCGCCTGATCCTCTCGCCCGGCATCGCCCTGCGTTTCGACGCGCTCCCGGGCTACGACGAGGCCGCGGCCGAGGTGATGCCGCATGCCTGGAAGGCCGGTGCCCAGACCGAGCTCCTCGCCCGCCAGCTCGCGGCGATGCCGGATGGCGGCACGGTGGTGCTGTCGGTGCCCGGCAATCCCTATCGCTGCCCGCCGGGTCCCTACGAACGCGCGAGCCTCATCGCCCACCTGCTCAAGACGCAGAAACCGCGCTCGAAGCTGATCGTCCTCGACGCGAAGGACACGTTCTCCAAGCAGAAGCTGTTCGAGGCGGCCTGGAAGGCCCTCTATCCCGATCACCTGGAATACGTTCCCCTGGCGGCGGGCGGGCAGGTCACGGCGGTGGATCCCGGCACGATGACGGTCCGGACGGACTTCTCGGATTACCGGGCCGCCGTCGCCTGCATCATCCCGCCCCAGCGCGCCGCTCCGATCGCGGCCGCGGCGGGGGTCGCAGACCGGTCGGGCTGGTGCCCGATCGACCCGGTGACCTTCGAGTCCCGCCTCGTCCCCTCCATCCACGTGATCGGCGACGCCGCCATCGCGGGGGCGATGCCGAAATCCGCCTTTTCGGCCAATGCTCAGGCGAAGGTCTGCGCCGAGGCCGTCGCCGACCTGCTGGCGGGGCGCCCGCCGGTCACGCCGAAGCTGATCAACACCTGCTACAGCCTCGTCGCGCCCGGCTACGGCATCTCCGTCGCGGGCGTCTATCACCCGGTGAACGGGGTGCTCGCCGATGTCGAGGGTGCCGGCGGGACGAGCCCGCTCGACGCCCCGGCCGAGCTGCGCACCGAGGAGGCCGCCCACGCAGCCGCCTGGTATCGGACCATCACGGGCGACGTCTTTGGCTGA
- a CDS encoding c-type cytochrome, with product MRARLALALLAASLGGARGAPLQAPPGASSCSGCHGPHGEGAFAPLAGRPAEEIAAALKDYRAGTRPATVMTRIAKGFSEEESRAIADYLAQQPQEAP from the coding sequence GTGAGAGCCCGTCTCGCCCTGGCGCTCCTCGCCGCGAGCCTCGGCGGCGCCCGTGGGGCGCCGCTCCAGGCCCCGCCCGGCGCCTCCTCCTGCTCGGGCTGCCACGGCCCGCACGGGGAGGGCGCCTTCGCGCCGCTGGCGGGCCGCCCGGCCGAGGAGATTGCGGCGGCGCTCAAGGACTACCGGGCGGGCACGCGCCCGGCCACCGTGATGACCCGGATCGCCAAGGGATTCTCCGAGGAGGAGAGCCGCGCGATCGCCGACTATCTGGCGCAGCAGCCGCAGGAGGCGCCGTGA
- a CDS encoding DUF4337 domain-containing protein, translating to MSGGHGAVEGSNKKVALLISVLALFLALGETLAKSAQTDAISANVEASNLWAFFQARTIRSTVLKTAVEQAALEAPGAAPEAVKKQVEDWQKTIARYDSEPATGEGRKELAARAKTAEEKRELALARYHHFEVGSAAFQIGIVLASAQVITGITALAVTGGLLGVAGIGMLAVGLFAPHALHLI from the coding sequence ATGTCGGGCGGTCACGGAGCGGTCGAAGGGTCGAACAAGAAGGTGGCGCTGCTGATCTCGGTTCTGGCGCTGTTCCTGGCGCTGGGCGAGACGCTGGCCAAGAGCGCGCAGACGGATGCGATCAGCGCGAATGTCGAGGCGAGCAACCTGTGGGCGTTCTTCCAGGCCCGCACGATCCGCAGCACGGTCCTCAAGACCGCGGTCGAGCAGGCGGCGCTGGAGGCCCCGGGTGCCGCGCCGGAGGCGGTGAAGAAGCAGGTCGAGGACTGGCAGAAGACCATTGCCCGCTACGATTCCGAGCCCGCCACGGGCGAGGGCCGCAAGGAACTCGCCGCCAGGGCCAAGACGGCGGAGGAGAAGCGCGAGCTCGCGCTGGCGCGCTACCACCATTTCGAGGTCGGGTCGGCCGCGTTCCAGATCGGCATCGTGCTCGCCTCCGCGCAGGTGATCACCGGAATCACGGCGCTCGCCGTCACTGGCGGCCTGCTCGGCGTGGCGGGAATCGGCATGCTGGCCGTCGGCCTGTTCGCCCCGCACGCCTTGCATCTCATCTAA
- a CDS encoding Uma2 family endonuclease, protein MIEAGVIAEGERIELLDGELVEMASKSYAHDLVKNRLNRRLTAVLPSSIYLATESTVQLDARTLLEPDFLLAFETAHRPSPEGFCVIPGPEILLVIEVAASSLAYDLGRKAHLYARYGVPEYWVIDAQERVARVHRRPSGDAGYGAVTDHPHSAVLTPQAAALAAVAIPLADLA, encoded by the coding sequence ATGATCGAAGCCGGCGTCATCGCGGAGGGCGAGCGGATCGAGCTTCTGGACGGGGAACTGGTCGAGATGGCGTCGAAGAGCTATGCGCACGATCTCGTCAAGAACCGTCTGAACCGGCGCCTGACCGCGGTGCTGCCTTCCTCCATCTACCTGGCGACCGAGAGCACCGTGCAACTGGATGCTCGCACTCTGCTCGAACCCGACTTCCTTCTGGCCTTCGAGACGGCGCATCGTCCCTCTCCGGAGGGCTTCTGCGTGATTCCCGGCCCGGAGATCCTGCTGGTGATCGAGGTCGCCGCATCGAGTCTCGCCTACGACCTCGGCCGCAAGGCGCACCTCTATGCCCGCTACGGGGTCCCGGAATACTGGGTGATCGACGCGCAGGAGCGGGTTGCCCGCGTTCATCGGCGACCGTCGGGCGATGCCGGTTATGGCGCGGTCACCGACCACCCGCACAGCGCCGTCCTGACTCCGCAGGCGGCAGCACTCGCCGCGGTCGCGATTCCGCTCGCAGACCTCGCGTGA